The following proteins are encoded in a genomic region of Corylus avellana chromosome ca4, CavTom2PMs-1.0:
- the LOC132178345 gene encoding wall-associated receptor kinase-like 10, translating into MVFQILWLLCSIFDAISGQSISSSCQASCGNVSIPYPFGIGPSCYLDHWFEVVCNNDSSGSPKPVLRSPNLEVLNISFGVGIYLRSSTVRVNYPTFSICTTNGSNKKQNEVLAKSPFIFSQSENQFIAMGCNNSASIKSSDGSFIGCMSNCDSGYKVINGSSCYGTNNCCQTTIPSYLDAFETSIDPTSNNTQGCNSAFLVEEGWFQKRGSINTSSNIMSYVPVVLEWGIFDTSFNSLPTTKDASFAKITYNCTESSVSGRNTTFTCSCNNGFEGNPYLLGGCQDTNRAYLLNYMSDINECDRIPNRCNSFNGSAGSTSTRYCENTYGSFSCQVVDPPKPQVGAITLGTSSSLGLFVLLVGGWWSYKVVKKRKMIKQKNMFFKRNGGLLLQQQLSSHEANVENIRLFNSKDLEKATDRFNMNRILGQGGQGTVYKGMLADGRIVAVKKSRVIDEAKLEEFINEVVVLSQINHRNVVKLIGCCLETEVPLLVYEYVPNGTLFQYVNGQVEEIPLTWDMRLRIATEIAGALFYLHSAASTPIYHRDIKSTNILLDDKYRAKVADFGTSRTIAVDQTHLTTLVHGTFGYLDPEYFQSSQFTEKSDVYSFGVVLAELLTGEKAISSTRTQESRSLATYFIQSMEENNLFDIIDSRVLNEGKKEDIITVANLAKRCLNLNGKKRPTMKEVAMELEAVQMLQKVPNLQQNYEELQYVQAEINDLWDVVPTSTVPTSSADDRPLLFSQ; encoded by the exons ATGGTATTTCAGATCCTTTGGCTGTTGTGTTcaatatttgatgcaatatctGGACAATCAATTAGCAGTTCATGCCAAGCAAGCTGTGGGAATGTTAGCATTCCATATCCTTTTGGAATAGGACCTTCTTGCTACCTTGATCACTGGTTTGAAGTAGTTTGCAATAATGACTCTTCGGGCTCTCCCAAACCTGTTTTGAGGAGCCCCAACTTGGAGGTGCTGAATATTTCGTTTGGAGTAGGCATTTATTTACGAAGCAGTACAGTTCGCGTCAATTATCCGACATTTTCTATTTGTACAACAAATggttcaaacaaaaaacaaaatgaggtTTTAGCAAAAAGCCCTTTCATCTTCTCCCAGTCCGAAAACCAATTCATTGCCATGGGTTGCAATAACTCTGCCTCAATCAAGTCCTCGGATGGTTCATTTATTGGGTGCATGTCAAATTGTGATTCGGGTTATAAAGTGATAAATGGTAGTAGTTGCTATGGCACTAACAACTGCTGCCAAACCACAATTCCTTCATATCTCGATGCGTTTGAGACAAGTATTGATCCAACGTCAAATAATACCCAAGGATGCAACTCTGCATTCTTGGTAGAAGAAGGGTGGTTCCAGAAACGTGGTTCAATAAATACATCCTCCAATATTATGTCGTACGTTCCTGTGGTGTTGGAATGGGGGATTTTTGATACATCTTTCAACTCGCTTCCGACAACCAAAGATGCCTCATTCGCAAAAATTACCTATAATTGTACCGAGTCTTCGGTGAGCGGCCGGAACACAACTTTTACATGTTCTTGCAACAACGGCTTTGAAGGAAATCCCTATCTTCTTGGAGGATGTCAAG acACTAATCGTGCTTATCTCCTTAATTACATGTCAGATATTAACGAATGCGATCGCATACCAAACCGTTGTAATTCCTTTAATGGATCTGCCGGGAGTACTAGTACTCGATATTGTGAAAATACCTACGGGTCTTTCAGTTGTCAAGTAGTTGACCCCCCCAAGCCTCAGGTCGGAGCGATCACACTTG GTACTAGCAGCAGCCTTGGATTATTCGTTCTACTTGTTGGTGGATGGTGGTCCTATAAAGTTGTAAAGAAAAGGAAGATGATCAAACAAAAGAACATGTTTTTCAAACGAAATGGTGGTTTATTGTTACAGCAACAATTATCTTCACATGAAGCAAATGTTGAGAACATCAGATTGTTTAATTCgaaagatttggagaaggccACTGACCGTTTCAATATGAATAGAATACTTGGCCAAGGAGGACAAGGCACTGTTTACAAAGGTATGCTAGCGGACGGAAGAATCGTTGCTGTGAAAAAGTCCAGAGTAATTGATGAAGCAAAACTCGAAGAATTCATTAATGAAGTTGTCGTTCTTTCACAAATTAACCACAGAAATGTGGTTAAGCTAATTGGTTGTTGTTTGGAGACGGAAGTTCCTCTACTAGTTTATGAGTATGTTCCTAACGGAACTCTTTTCCAATATGTCAATGGCCAAGTTGAGGAGATTCCACTAACATGGGATATGCGCTTACGAATTGCAACAGAAATTGCAGGAGCTCTCTTCTATTTACACTCAGCAGCTTCCACCCCCATTTACCACCGAGACATTAAGTCTACAAACATACTCTTAGATGATAAATACAGAGCTAAAGTGGCCGACTTTGGGACTTCAAGAACCATCGCTGTTGATCAAACTCACTTAACCACACTAGTGCATGGCACTTTTGGATACTTAGACCCTGAGTATTTCCAGTCAAGCCAGTTTACAGAAAAgagtgatgtttatagttttggtgTTGTCCTTGCTGAGCTATTAACTGGCGAAAAGGCGATCTCTTCAACAAGGACACAAGAATCTAGAAGTTTAGctacatatttcattcaatctATGGAGGAGAACAATCTGTTTGATATTATTGATAGTCGAGTTTTGAATGAAGGTAAAAAAGAAGATATCATCACGGTCGCAAACCTTGCGAAAAGGTGCTTGAACTTAAATGGGAAGAAAAGGCCTACGATGAAAGAAGTCGCAATGGAGTTGGAGGCAGTTCAAATGTTGCAAAAAGTTCCTAACCTTCAACAAAACTATGAAGAGCTTCAATATGTTCAAGCTGAAATAAACGACTTGTGGGATGTTGTTCCCACATCAACAGTGCCAACCTCATCCGCAGACGACCGaccattattattttctcaataA